From the genome of Polyangiaceae bacterium, one region includes:
- a CDS encoding efflux RND transporter permease subunit has translation MNIRGGAEREVKVLLDRARIDALRVQPAQIVGADQSGQQVVPAGRYEAGEKKSAFEPSRLGEVDALRDIVVAMSQDGSSVRLRDVADVQDGFERMRTRIRVNTDEAVAFEVIKQTVGTRWKLPTEYARSSPRIRKGFPEDLKTSLIMDRSTFIMKTRTRCESPFGTAGRWRS, from the coding sequence GTGAACATTCGCGGCGGCGCCGAACGCGAAGTGAAGGTGCTGCTGGATCGCGCGAGGATCGACGCGCTTCGCGTGCAACCGGCGCAGATCGTGGGCGCCGATCAAAGCGGCCAGCAGGTAGTACCTGCGGGTCGTTACGAAGCCGGGGAAAAGAAATCAGCGTTCGAGCCATCGAGGCTCGGCGAAGTCGACGCACTGCGCGACATCGTGGTGGCCATGTCGCAAGACGGCTCATCAGTGCGCCTGCGCGATGTGGCCGACGTGCAAGACGGTTTCGAGAGAATGCGGACGCGGATCCGCGTGAACACGGATGAAGCGGTCGCGTTCGAGGTGATCAAGCAAACGGTCGGAACACGGTGGAAGTTGCCGACGGAGTACGCGCGAAGCTCGCCGAGGATCAGAAAAGGATTCCCCGAGGATTTGAAGACGTCGCTGATCATGGATCGGTCGACGTTCATCATGAAAACGCGCACGAGGTGCGAATCGCCATTTGGTACGGCGGGGCGATGGCGATCCTGA